One window from the genome of Streptomyces sp. WZ-12 encodes:
- a CDS encoding TlyA family RNA methyltransferase has protein sequence MAGVARRRLDAELVRRKLARSREHASQLIAAGRVTVGGTTATKPATQVETSAAVVVRADASDPDYVSRGGHKLAGALAAFGPLGLRVEGRRALDAGASTGGFTDVLLRAGAGHVVAVDVGYGQLAWQLQSDDRVTVKDRTNVRELTLEQIDDRPVDLVVGDLSFIPLGLVLPALVRCAAPDADLVLMVKPQFEVGKERLGSGGVVRSAALRAQAVRDVADRAAGLGLGVLGVTASPLPGPSGNVEYFLWLRAGAPALDPADVDRAVAEGPS, from the coding sequence GTGGCAGGAGTGGCACGACGCCGACTCGACGCGGAGCTGGTGCGCCGCAAGCTGGCCCGCTCGCGGGAGCACGCGAGCCAGCTCATCGCCGCGGGCCGGGTGACCGTCGGCGGGACCACCGCGACCAAGCCGGCCACCCAGGTGGAGACCAGCGCGGCCGTGGTCGTCCGGGCCGACGCGTCCGACCCCGACTACGTCTCCCGCGGCGGCCACAAGCTGGCCGGCGCGCTGGCCGCCTTCGGCCCCCTGGGGCTGCGGGTCGAGGGCCGCCGGGCCCTGGACGCCGGCGCCTCCACCGGCGGCTTCACCGACGTGCTGCTGCGGGCCGGCGCCGGCCACGTCGTCGCCGTCGACGTCGGCTACGGGCAGCTCGCCTGGCAGCTCCAGAGCGACGACCGGGTCACCGTCAAGGACCGCACCAACGTCCGCGAGCTGACCCTGGAGCAGATCGACGACCGGCCCGTCGACCTGGTCGTCGGCGACCTCTCCTTCATCCCGCTCGGCCTGGTGCTGCCCGCGCTGGTCCGCTGCGCGGCGCCCGACGCCGACCTGGTGTTGATGGTCAAGCCGCAGTTCGAGGTCGGCAAGGAGCGGCTCGGCAGCGGCGGAGTGGTGCGCAGCGCGGCCCTGCGCGCCCAGGCGGTCCGCGACGTCGCCGACCGCGCGGCCGGGCTGGGGCTCGGCGTCCTGGGGGTGACCGCGAGCCCGTTGCCCGGTCCGTCGGGCAACGTCGAGTACTTTCTGTGGCTGCGCGCCGGGGCGCCTGCACTCGACCCGGCGGATGTCGACCGTGCAGTGGCGGAGGGGCCCAGTTGA
- a CDS encoding NAD kinase, translated as MFLLAHTGRPAAVRSAELVVQGLLRSGIGVRVLAEEAADLPLPERVERVESEQCAAEGCELLVVLGGDGTLLRGADFARTSGVPMLGVNLGRVGFLAEAERDDLDKVVDRVVTRSYEVEERMTLDVLVRNNGAVVHTDWALNEASVEKAARERMLEVVTEVDGRPVSRFGGDGVVCATPTGSTAYAFSAGGPVVWPEVEALLMVPISAHALFAKPLVTAPTSVLAVEVQPKTPHGVLWCDGRRTVELPAGARVEVRRGAVPVRLARLHHASFTDRLVAKFALPVAGWRGAPH; from the coding sequence GTGTTCCTGCTCGCGCACACCGGCCGCCCGGCGGCCGTCCGCAGCGCCGAACTCGTCGTCCAGGGGCTGCTGCGCAGCGGGATCGGCGTGCGGGTGCTGGCCGAGGAGGCCGCGGATCTGCCGCTGCCGGAGCGGGTGGAGCGGGTGGAGTCCGAGCAGTGCGCGGCCGAGGGCTGCGAACTGCTGGTCGTCCTCGGCGGGGACGGCACGCTGCTGCGCGGCGCGGACTTCGCCCGGACGTCCGGGGTGCCGATGCTCGGCGTCAACCTCGGCCGGGTCGGCTTCCTCGCCGAGGCCGAGCGCGACGACCTCGACAAGGTCGTCGACCGGGTCGTCACCCGCTCCTACGAGGTCGAGGAGCGGATGACCCTCGACGTCCTGGTGCGCAACAACGGCGCCGTGGTGCACACCGATTGGGCGCTCAACGAGGCGTCGGTGGAGAAGGCCGCCCGGGAGCGGATGCTGGAGGTGGTCACCGAGGTCGACGGCCGGCCGGTCTCCCGGTTCGGCGGCGACGGGGTGGTCTGCGCGACGCCGACCGGCTCGACCGCCTACGCCTTCTCGGCCGGCGGGCCGGTCGTCTGGCCGGAGGTCGAGGCGCTGCTGATGGTGCCGATCAGCGCGCACGCCCTGTTCGCCAAGCCGCTGGTCACCGCGCCGACCTCGGTGCTGGCCGTCGAGGTCCAGCCCAAGACCCCGCACGGGGTGCTCTGGTGCGACGGCCGGCGCACCGTCGAACTCCCCGCCGGCGCCCGCGTCGAGGTCCGCCGCGGCGCCGTCCCGGTCCGGCTGGCCCGGCTGCACCACGCCTCCTTCACGGACCGGCTGGTCGCCAAGTTCGCCCTCCCGGTGGCCGGTTGGCGGGGCGCCCCCCACTAG
- a CDS encoding S41 family peptidase yields the protein MRDPATLRPTPGRRAPTPPSRPARRHRTPVLLAAALAAVTVLPACTAAAAPAHAAGTARTAAPSLDGVWRTDGYGTLVTLQGRTLKTYETTALSCLPGSLTGGRAGTPGPDGTVRFTVPDGAPLTVAPAGRDEARLSSEDNAGHRILHRVGALPQRCATPPAHDPRTVFDVFWQTYAENYPFFRAKGIDWNAVRDRYRPRITARTTDAQLFAVLREMIEPLHDAHTRVVADKDHWFAGKRPGTVLPTPEFTTRVDAALAANLGPGTVQRHWADGKLSYADLPGRIGYFRVTQFAGYTKNGGYPGDVAELDRALDAVFTKERTQGPHALRGLVLDLRLNGGGSDALGLRIASRLTDRPYLAYRKRARNDPRDAGRFTTPEPLVVRPHRGPVYTGPIALLTGRLTISAGETFTQSLMGRSPAPTRIGENTQGVFSDVLDRKLPNGWGFGLPNEEFLTADGRTFDGPGIPPAVPTPVFTAAELSARRDTALTRARELLARGGA from the coding sequence ATGCGTGACCCGGCGACGCTCCGGCCGACTCCCGGCCGCCGCGCCCCGACCCCGCCGTCCCGCCCGGCCCGCCGTCACCGCACCCCGGTCCTGTTGGCCGCCGCCCTGGCCGCGGTGACGGTGCTGCCCGCCTGCACCGCCGCCGCGGCGCCCGCCCACGCGGCCGGGACGGCGCGGACGGCCGCGCCGTCGCTGGACGGCGTCTGGCGGACGGACGGTTACGGCACCCTCGTCACCCTTCAGGGCCGCACCCTGAAGACCTACGAGACCACCGCCCTCAGTTGCCTGCCCGGCTCGCTCACCGGCGGCCGGGCCGGCACCCCCGGCCCGGACGGCACGGTCCGCTTCACCGTGCCGGACGGGGCGCCGCTCACCGTGGCCCCGGCGGGCCGGGACGAGGCCCGGCTGTCCTCCGAGGACAACGCCGGCCACCGCATCCTGCACCGCGTCGGCGCGCTGCCCCAGCGCTGCGCGACCCCGCCGGCCCACGACCCGCGGACGGTCTTCGACGTCTTCTGGCAGACCTACGCCGAGAACTACCCCTTCTTCCGGGCCAAGGGCATCGACTGGAACGCCGTCCGGGACCGCTACCGCCCCCGGATCACCGCCCGCACCACCGACGCCCAACTCTTCGCGGTGCTGCGCGAGATGATCGAGCCGCTGCACGACGCGCACACCCGGGTCGTCGCCGACAAGGACCACTGGTTCGCCGGCAAGCGCCCCGGCACCGTGCTGCCCACCCCGGAGTTCACCACCCGGGTCGACGCGGCGCTCGCCGCCAACCTCGGCCCGGGCACCGTCCAGCGGCACTGGGCCGACGGCAAGCTCTCCTACGCCGATCTGCCCGGCCGGATCGGCTACTTCCGCGTCACCCAGTTCGCCGGCTACACCAAGAACGGCGGCTACCCGGGCGATGTCGCCGAGCTGGACCGGGCGTTGGACGCCGTCTTCACCAAGGAGCGCACCCAGGGGCCGCACGCGCTCCGCGGCCTCGTCCTCGACCTGCGGCTCAACGGCGGCGGCTCGGACGCCCTCGGCCTACGGATCGCCTCCCGGCTCACCGACCGCCCCTACCTCGCCTACCGCAAGCGGGCCCGCAACGACCCGCGGGACGCGGGGCGGTTCACCACCCCGGAGCCGCTCGTCGTCCGCCCGCACCGCGGCCCCGTCTACACCGGCCCGATCGCCCTCCTCACCGGGCGGCTGACGATCAGCGCGGGCGAGACCTTCACCCAGTCCCTGATGGGCCGCTCGCCCGCGCCCACCCGGATCGGCGAGAACACCCAGGGCGTCTTCTCCGACGTGCTGGACCGGAAGCTGCCCAACGGCTGGGGGTTCGGGCTGCCCAACGAGGAGTTCCTGACCGCCGACGGCCGCACCTTCGACGGACCCGGCATCCCGCCCGCCGTCCCCACCCCGGTCTTCACCGCCGCGGAGCTCTCCGCCCGCCGCGACACGGCCCTGACCCGGGCCCGGGAACTACTGGCGCGCGGCGGCGCGTAG
- the recN gene encoding DNA repair protein RecN has product MRIRSLGVIDDAVVELSPGFTAVTGETGAGKTMVVTSLGLLLGGRADPALVRIGAKSAVVEGRLTLASASPAAVRAEEAGAELDDGALLISRTVSAEGRSRAHVGGRSAPVGLLGELADDLVAVHGQTDQQGLLRPARQRQALDRYAGDAVAVPLAKYTAAHRRLRTVATELDELTTRARERAQEADLLRFGLDEIAAAEPLPGEDVELAAEAERLGHAEALASAATAAHGALAGDPVDPEGVDATTLVAGAHRALEAVRGHDRELAALADRLGELGILMADVATELASYADGLDADPLRLAAVEERRAALTHLTRKYGEDLTAVLAWSEESAARLAELDGDDDKIAELTAERDALRAELGELAQQLTDARTESAERFAAAVTAELGELAMPHARVSVALHQSEVPEDADGIVVGGRTVAYGPAGADEVEILLAPHPGAPPRPIAKGASGGELSRVMLAVEVVFAGSDPVPTYLFDEVDAGVGGKAAVEVGRRLARLAKSAQVVVVTHLPQVAAFADRQLLVEKTNDGSVTRSGVTVLEGEDRVRELSRMLAGQEDSETARAHAEELLETARTSA; this is encoded by the coding sequence ATGCGGATCCGGTCCCTGGGCGTCATCGACGATGCGGTCGTCGAGCTGTCCCCGGGCTTCACGGCCGTGACCGGCGAGACCGGCGCGGGCAAGACCATGGTCGTCACCAGCCTCGGCCTGCTGCTGGGCGGACGGGCGGACCCCGCCCTGGTGCGGATCGGTGCCAAGTCGGCGGTGGTCGAGGGGAGGCTCACCCTCGCGTCCGCCTCGCCCGCGGCCGTGCGGGCCGAGGAGGCCGGCGCGGAGCTGGACGACGGCGCGCTGCTGATCAGCCGCACGGTCTCCGCCGAGGGCCGCTCGCGGGCCCATGTGGGCGGCCGTTCGGCGCCGGTCGGGCTGCTCGGCGAACTCGCCGACGACCTGGTCGCGGTGCACGGCCAGACCGACCAGCAGGGCCTGCTGCGGCCGGCCCGCCAGCGCCAGGCCCTGGACCGCTACGCCGGGGACGCGGTCGCCGTCCCGCTCGCCAAGTACACCGCCGCGCACCGCCGGCTGCGCACCGTCGCCACCGAGCTGGACGAGCTGACCACCCGGGCCCGGGAGCGCGCCCAGGAGGCCGATCTGCTCCGCTTCGGCCTGGACGAGATCGCCGCCGCCGAGCCGCTGCCCGGCGAGGACGTGGAACTCGCCGCCGAGGCCGAACGGTTGGGCCACGCCGAGGCGCTGGCCTCCGCCGCGACCGCCGCGCACGGCGCGCTGGCCGGCGACCCCGTGGACCCCGAGGGCGTCGACGCCACCACCCTGGTCGCCGGCGCGCACCGCGCCCTGGAGGCGGTCCGCGGCCACGACCGGGAGCTGGCCGCCCTGGCCGACCGGCTCGGCGAGCTCGGCATCCTGATGGCCGACGTCGCCACCGAACTCGCGAGCTACGCCGACGGGTTGGACGCCGACCCGCTGCGGTTGGCCGCCGTCGAGGAGCGCCGCGCCGCCCTGACCCACCTCACCCGCAAGTACGGCGAGGACCTCACCGCGGTGCTGGCGTGGTCAGAGGAGAGCGCCGCCCGGCTCGCCGAACTCGACGGCGACGACGACAAGATCGCCGAACTGACCGCGGAGCGCGACGCGCTCCGCGCCGAACTGGGCGAGCTGGCCCAGCAGTTGACCGACGCCCGGACCGAATCCGCGGAGCGCTTCGCCGCCGCGGTCACCGCCGAGCTCGGCGAACTCGCCATGCCGCACGCCCGGGTGAGCGTCGCGCTGCACCAGAGCGAGGTGCCCGAGGACGCCGACGGCATCGTCGTGGGCGGCCGCACGGTGGCCTACGGACCGGCCGGCGCCGACGAGGTCGAGATCCTGCTGGCCCCGCACCCGGGCGCCCCGCCCCGGCCGATCGCCAAGGGGGCGTCCGGCGGCGAGCTGTCCCGGGTGATGCTCGCCGTGGAGGTCGTCTTCGCCGGCTCCGACCCGGTGCCGACGTACCTCTTCGACGAGGTGGACGCCGGCGTCGGCGGCAAGGCGGCCGTCGAGGTCGGCCGGCGGCTGGCCAGGCTCGCCAAGTCCGCGCAGGTCGTGGTGGTCACCCACCTCCCGCAGGTCGCCGCGTTCGCCGACCGGCAGTTGCTGGTGGAGAAGACCAACGACGGCTCGGTCACCCGCAGCGGCGTCACCGTCCTGGAGGGCGAGGACCGGGTCCGCGAGCTGTCCCGGATGCTGGCCGGCCAGGAGGACTCCGAGACGGCCCGCGCGCACGCCGAGGAACTGCTGGAGACCGCGCGCACCAGCGCGTAG
- a CDS encoding glycosyltransferase family 4 protein: MSCTPTPPHGPSSLRTVQVLGRGGAGSAAHVRSLTEGLVARGIRVTVCAPPEAEETYGFAAAGARFVPVTPRLDPAGLAVLRGTCWDADLVHAHGLRAGVRAATALRGLRSPRGGRVPLVLTWHTKAHTEGARAQMVHLMERRAARAAAVVLGVCSDLVDRARARGARDARLAPVAVPDLRPGRAAADPDRSPDKERAELGAVDRPLLLAVGRLDPSQGHDVLLDAAHAWCGLDPQPLLAIAGEGPQRAALQRRIDGERLPVQLLGRRDDVPELLAAADLVMLPSRWEARSLIAQEALRAGVPLVATDTGGTRELVGRAAALVRYGDAAALARTVLELLADPVRRAALAAAGRAQAAHWPSENDTVAQVLSVYDELTQPTPAGRPA; encoded by the coding sequence GTGAGCTGCACCCCGACCCCGCCGCACGGGCCGTCGTCGCTGCGCACGGTCCAGGTGCTCGGCCGGGGCGGGGCCGGCAGCGCGGCGCACGTCCGCTCCCTGACCGAGGGGCTGGTCGCCCGCGGGATCCGGGTGACCGTCTGCGCCCCGCCGGAGGCCGAGGAGACCTACGGCTTCGCCGCGGCCGGCGCCCGCTTCGTCCCGGTCACCCCGCGGCTGGACCCGGCGGGCCTGGCCGTGCTCCGCGGCACCTGCTGGGACGCCGATCTGGTGCACGCGCACGGCCTGCGGGCGGGCGTGCGCGCGGCGACGGCCCTGCGCGGGCTGCGCAGTCCCCGGGGCGGCCGGGTCCCGCTCGTCCTCACCTGGCACACCAAGGCACACACCGAGGGCGCCCGGGCCCAGATGGTGCACCTGATGGAACGTCGGGCGGCCCGGGCCGCCGCGGTCGTCCTGGGCGTCTGCTCCGACCTCGTCGACCGGGCCCGCGCGCGCGGCGCCAGGGACGCCCGCCTCGCGCCGGTCGCCGTCCCGGACCTCCGCCCCGGCCGGGCCGCCGCCGACCCCGACCGCAGCCCCGACAAGGAGCGCGCCGAACTGGGCGCGGTGGACCGGCCGTTGCTGCTCGCGGTCGGCCGGCTCGACCCCTCCCAGGGCCACGACGTGCTGCTGGACGCGGCCCACGCCTGGTGCGGGCTGGACCCCCAGCCCTTGTTGGCCATCGCCGGCGAGGGGCCCCAACGGGCCGCGCTCCAGCGCCGGATCGACGGCGAACGGCTGCCGGTCCAGCTCCTCGGCCGCCGCGACGACGTGCCCGAACTCCTCGCCGCCGCCGACCTGGTGATGCTGCCGAGCCGTTGGGAGGCGCGGTCGCTGATCGCCCAGGAGGCGCTGCGCGCCGGCGTCCCCCTGGTGGCCACCGACACCGGCGGCACCCGCGAACTGGTCGGCCGGGCCGCCGCGTTGGTCCGCTACGGCGACGCCGCCGCGCTGGCCCGTACGGTCCTGGAACTGCTCGCCGACCCGGTGCGCCGCGCCGCGCTCGCCGCGGCCGGCCGCGCCCAGGCCGCCCACTGGCCCAGCGAGAACGACACCGTCGCCCAGGTCCTCAGCGTCTACGACGAGTTGACCCAGCCGACCCCTGCGGGTCGCCCGGCCTGA
- a CDS encoding PucR family transcriptional regulator, producing the protein MGPHATIEAEITVRRALELPSLRRGLPEVLAGEGRLDRPVRWVHAGEVPHIASLLKGGELLLTTGLGVGTRPSEQRAFIRKLADRDVAALVVELGSRFDALPAALIDAARDCGLPLIQLHREVPYVTVTEEIHTEIINSHYSLLRRADELLRRCTAVLLRGGGAPEVLRLLAVFTGNPLCLEAPDGSPLYAAGPEGDDGGADADPLLAWEGLRETGVRIEVPGGGPGPDAVRARLVLLPVNGPLAPVHRIAAERAADLLAVVMLQSRQEEVLAARGRGDFLAELAEGRVSAAEAPAQARLLGFRPGAEAILPVVMRLPAALPSPGSWALLAQALREELAGPGVPVLLGVRPVEGRVPLLVTLRGGQDRAALADRIAEALRAGVVRAGLDRPSAQRPVVVVGTAGDWAAAGTGLRHAAEAAAAAQGLPEAPWYDAQRLDIELLLWRMRDHGEQGVLGDFVERAIGPLLAHDRTARQPLLPTLEAYLASAGRKAETARDLNVNRQTLYDRLAKIAQLLGTDLDDPGTVLGLRLALRARRHTGR; encoded by the coding sequence ATGGGGCCGCACGCGACGATCGAAGCCGAGATCACGGTACGCAGGGCACTGGAGCTGCCGTCGTTGCGGCGCGGGCTGCCGGAGGTGCTGGCCGGCGAGGGGCGGCTGGACCGGCCGGTGCGCTGGGTGCACGCCGGGGAGGTGCCGCACATCGCCTCGCTGCTCAAGGGCGGCGAGCTGCTGCTGACCACCGGCCTCGGGGTGGGCACCCGGCCGTCCGAGCAGCGCGCCTTCATCCGCAAGCTGGCGGACCGGGACGTGGCCGCGCTGGTGGTGGAGCTGGGGTCGCGGTTCGACGCGCTGCCGGCGGCGCTGATCGACGCGGCCCGGGACTGCGGGCTGCCGCTGATCCAACTGCACCGCGAGGTCCCGTACGTCACGGTGACCGAGGAGATCCACACCGAGATCATCAACAGCCACTACAGCCTGCTGCGGCGCGCCGACGAACTGCTGCGGCGCTGCACCGCCGTGCTGTTGCGGGGTGGCGGCGCCCCGGAGGTGCTGCGGCTGCTCGCGGTCTTCACCGGCAATCCACTGTGCCTGGAGGCGCCCGACGGCAGCCCGCTCTACGCGGCCGGGCCGGAGGGCGACGACGGCGGCGCGGACGCCGATCCGCTGCTGGCCTGGGAGGGGCTGCGGGAGACCGGCGTGCGGATCGAGGTGCCGGGTGGCGGGCCCGGGCCGGACGCGGTGCGCGCCCGGCTGGTGCTGCTCCCGGTGAACGGGCCGCTGGCGCCGGTGCACCGGATCGCCGCGGAACGGGCCGCCGATCTGCTGGCGGTGGTCATGCTCCAGTCCCGTCAGGAGGAGGTGCTGGCCGCCCGCGGCCGCGGCGACTTCCTCGCCGAACTGGCGGAGGGCCGCGTCTCCGCGGCCGAAGCTCCGGCGCAGGCCCGGCTGTTGGGCTTCCGGCCGGGCGCCGAGGCGATCCTGCCGGTGGTGATGCGGCTGCCGGCGGCGCTGCCCTCCCCCGGGAGCTGGGCGCTGCTCGCCCAGGCACTGCGCGAGGAGTTGGCCGGGCCCGGGGTGCCGGTGCTGCTCGGCGTGCGGCCCGTCGAGGGCCGGGTGCCGCTGCTGGTGACACTGCGCGGCGGCCAGGACCGGGCGGCGCTGGCCGACCGGATCGCCGAGGCGCTGCGCGCCGGCGTCGTCCGGGCCGGCCTGGACCGGCCGTCCGCGCAGCGCCCGGTGGTGGTGGTCGGCACGGCCGGCGACTGGGCGGCGGCCGGCACCGGGCTGCGGCACGCGGCGGAGGCGGCGGCCGCGGCCCAGGGGTTGCCGGAGGCGCCCTGGTACGACGCCCAGCGGCTGGACATCGAGCTGCTGCTGTGGCGGATGCGGGACCACGGCGAGCAGGGGGTGCTCGGCGACTTCGTCGAGCGCGCCATCGGCCCGCTGCTGGCCCACGACCGGACGGCCCGCCAGCCGCTGCTGCCGACGCTGGAGGCGTACCTGGCCAGCGCGGGCCGCAAGGCCGAGACCGCCCGCGATCTGAACGTCAACCGACAGACGCTCTACGACCGGTTGGCGAAGATCGCCCAGTTGCTGGGGACGGACCTGGACGATCCGGGGACCGTGCTGGGGCTGCGGCTGGCGCTGCGGGCGCGGCGGCACACCGGGCGGTAG
- a CDS encoding beta-1,3-glucanase family protein — protein sequence MITRRALLGGIAATATAAALAGRAAGAPAPRAAGPLPLHIVNTSGAYANTSAWIYVLGSAGGQQVRVTPDGRLAPVALADNGKDGFTDYAIPLAGSGPTTLQLPPMSGRIYVSLGGKLKIKAVADGNGKPALAYPAGWVAGDPNYDVLHDCAEFTYDASGMHCNTTMVDMFSVPLALHLTGAADQTTGTLKEGARAKVFADVRAAAGFDRLVVGDRRVIAPGHGLDTGLFAADYLNSAIDEAWSAYASKDLKVTTNAGAFTGRTSGGQLAFTGPANISFTKPSTRDVLFCDGVLAAPNDGIRGPVAAVLGAALNRSNLATHAAQPVTDPAAFYGQPHTNHYARALHAATKDGKAYGFAFDDVAGFASYIEDHAPKELTLTLTPF from the coding sequence ATGATCACCCGCCGCGCCCTGCTCGGCGGCATAGCCGCCACCGCCACCGCCGCCGCCCTCGCCGGCCGGGCCGCCGGCGCCCCCGCCCCCCGCGCGGCCGGCCCGCTCCCGCTGCACATCGTCAACACCTCCGGCGCCTACGCCAACACCTCCGCCTGGATCTACGTCCTCGGCAGCGCCGGCGGCCAACAGGTCCGCGTCACACCCGACGGCCGCCTCGCCCCCGTCGCCCTCGCCGACAACGGCAAGGACGGCTTCACCGACTACGCCATCCCGCTCGCCGGCTCCGGCCCCACCACGCTCCAACTGCCCCCGATGTCCGGCCGGATCTACGTGTCCCTCGGCGGCAAGCTCAAGATCAAGGCGGTCGCCGACGGCAACGGCAAACCGGCCCTGGCCTACCCCGCGGGCTGGGTCGCCGGCGACCCCAACTACGACGTGCTGCACGACTGCGCCGAGTTCACCTACGACGCCAGCGGGATGCACTGCAACACCACCATGGTCGACATGTTCAGCGTCCCGCTCGCGCTGCACCTCACCGGCGCCGCCGACCAGACCACCGGCACCCTCAAGGAGGGCGCCCGCGCCAAGGTCTTCGCCGACGTCAGGGCCGCCGCCGGCTTCGACCGCCTGGTCGTCGGCGACCGCCGGGTGATCGCCCCCGGACACGGCCTGGACACCGGCCTGTTCGCCGCCGACTACCTCAACTCCGCCATCGACGAGGCATGGTCCGCCTACGCCAGCAAGGACCTCAAGGTCACCACCAACGCCGGCGCCTTCACCGGCCGCACCAGCGGTGGCCAACTCGCCTTCACCGGCCCCGCGAACATCTCCTTCACCAAGCCCAGCACCCGCGACGTCCTCTTCTGCGACGGCGTCCTGGCCGCCCCCAACGACGGGATCCGCGGCCCGGTCGCCGCCGTCCTGGGTGCCGCCCTCAACCGCTCCAACCTGGCCACCCACGCCGCCCAACCGGTCACCGACCCGGCCGCGTTCTACGGACAGCCGCACACCAACCACTACGCCCGCGCCCTGCACGCGGCCACCAAGGACGGCAAGGCGTACGGCTTCGCCTTCGACGACGTCGCTGGCTTCGCCTCCTACATCGAGGACCACGCCCCCAAGGAACTCACCCTCACCCTGACCCCGTTCTGA
- a CDS encoding glycoside hydrolase family 15 protein has product MHVAGRIEDYALIGDMQTAALVCRDGTVDWLCLPRFDSMAVFAGLLGTEEHGFWRMGPAGEGPRAADRRRYRGDSLVLESEWDTPRGTVRVIDFMPPRDGVPQVIRIVEGVSGRVPMHSELRMRFAYGWVVPWVHKVDGRTVAVAGPDAVWLDTSAETYGKDLTTYSDFTVSPGERIAFTISWQPSHQEPPALAEPEASLEATEDFWREWVEHCTYHGPYRDAVVRSLITLKALTYAPTGGIVAAPTTSLPECIGGVRNWDYRFTWLRDAAITLSSLLRTGYREEARAWREWLLRAVAGDPENLQIMYGIAGERELGETELKWLPGYEDSRPVRVGNGAAGQLQLDVYGEVTEALHLAHMTGLARNDYASLLQIKLIDWVEKHWDEPDEGIWEVRGPRRHFVHSKVMTWVAVDRTVKLIESGDVDGPLERWKDLRETIHRDVCERGYDKERNTFTQSYGSQELDASLLLIPQVGFLPPDDKRVIGTIEAIQRELSTEDGFVLRYPTAGEGLGVDGLEGEEGAFLACSFWLADDLAMIGRVEEARKLFEKLLSLRNDLGLLAEEWDSKLQRQVGNFPQAFSHVPLIDTALRLTASGAYGG; this is encoded by the coding sequence ATGCACGTGGCCGGGCGCATCGAGGACTACGCACTTATCGGTGATATGCAGACCGCCGCTCTCGTGTGCCGGGACGGCACCGTCGACTGGCTGTGCCTGCCTCGTTTCGACTCGATGGCGGTCTTCGCCGGGCTGCTGGGCACCGAGGAGCACGGCTTCTGGCGGATGGGGCCGGCCGGGGAGGGTCCGCGGGCCGCGGACCGGCGGCGCTACCGCGGGGATTCACTCGTCCTGGAGTCCGAGTGGGACACCCCGCGCGGTACCGTCCGGGTGATCGACTTCATGCCGCCGCGGGACGGCGTGCCGCAGGTGATCCGCATCGTGGAGGGCGTCAGCGGCCGGGTCCCGATGCACTCGGAGCTGCGGATGCGGTTCGCGTACGGCTGGGTGGTGCCGTGGGTGCACAAGGTGGACGGCCGGACCGTCGCGGTGGCCGGGCCGGACGCGGTGTGGCTGGACACCTCGGCCGAGACCTACGGCAAGGACCTGACGACGTACTCCGACTTCACGGTGTCGCCGGGCGAGCGGATCGCGTTCACGATCAGTTGGCAGCCCTCGCACCAGGAGCCGCCGGCGCTGGCCGAGCCGGAGGCGTCGCTGGAGGCGACCGAGGATTTCTGGCGGGAGTGGGTCGAGCACTGCACGTACCACGGGCCCTACCGGGACGCGGTGGTGCGCTCGTTGATCACGCTGAAGGCGCTGACGTACGCGCCGACGGGCGGGATCGTGGCGGCGCCGACGACGTCGCTGCCGGAGTGCATCGGCGGGGTCCGGAACTGGGACTACCGCTTCACCTGGCTCCGGGACGCGGCGATCACCCTGTCGTCGCTGCTGCGCACCGGCTACCGCGAGGAGGCCCGGGCGTGGCGGGAGTGGCTGCTGCGGGCGGTGGCCGGCGACCCGGAGAACCTCCAGATCATGTACGGCATCGCCGGTGAACGGGAGTTGGGCGAGACCGAGCTGAAGTGGCTGCCCGGGTACGAGGACTCGCGCCCGGTGCGGGTCGGCAACGGGGCCGCCGGCCAGCTCCAGTTGGACGTCTACGGCGAGGTCACCGAGGCGCTGCACCTGGCGCACATGACCGGGCTGGCGCGCAACGACTACGCCTCGCTGCTCCAGATCAAGCTGATCGACTGGGTGGAGAAGCACTGGGACGAGCCGGACGAGGGCATTTGGGAGGTGCGCGGGCCGCGCCGGCACTTCGTGCACTCCAAGGTGATGACCTGGGTCGCGGTGGACCGCACGGTGAAGCTGATCGAATCCGGTGACGTGGACGGGCCGTTGGAGCGGTGGAAGGACCTGCGGGAGACCATCCACCGGGACGTCTGCGAGCGGGGCTACGACAAGGAGCGGAACACCTTCACCCAGTCCTACGGGTCGCAGGAGCTGGACGCGTCGCTGCTGCTGATCCCGCAGGTCGGCTTCCTGCCGCCGGACGACAAGCGGGTCATCGGCACCATCGAGGCGATCCAGCGGGAACTGTCCACCGAGGACGGGTTCGTGCTGCGCTACCCGACGGCCGGCGAGGGGCTCGGGGTGGACGGGCTCGAAGGGGAGGAAGGGGCGTTCCTTGCCTGCTCGTTCTGGCTGGCCGACGACCTGGCGATGATCGGGCGGGTCGAGGAGGCCCGCAAGCTGTTCGAGAAGCTGCTCTCGCTCCGCAACGACCTGGGGCTGCTCGCCGAGGAGTGGGACTCGAAGCTCCAGCGCCAAGTGGGGAACTTCCCGCAGGCGTTCAGCCACGTTCCGCTGATCGACACGGCGCTGCGGCTGACCGCGAGCGGGGCGTACGGGGGGTAG